In Desulfovibrio gilichinskyi, a genomic segment contains:
- a CDS encoding lysophospholipid acyltransferase family protein: protein MKLFVDIKWPEQPQLPNPCIIVSNHESFFDPYLVSFQPNKNICMAVRNWPFKIPFYGFFMSMAGYINVEDLEFSQIVDQARTALEEKASLMFFPEGTRSTDGKLRRFHSGPFYVSVKTGIPIVALCLSGTHNLLPKNKMLIRPSKIRGKILKPIYPLEYKDHESGHIELRNRVKENMITAIKQLNSMK from the coding sequence ATGAAACTTTTTGTTGATATTAAGTGGCCAGAACAACCACAATTACCAAATCCATGTATCATTGTTTCAAATCATGAGTCTTTTTTTGACCCATACCTTGTTTCATTTCAGCCCAATAAAAATATTTGTATGGCCGTTCGTAACTGGCCATTTAAAATCCCATTTTATGGTTTTTTTATGAGTATGGCCGGATATATCAACGTAGAGGATTTAGAATTTAGCCAGATTGTTGACCAAGCGAGAACTGCACTTGAAGAAAAAGCATCTTTAATGTTCTTCCCAGAAGGCACAAGAAGTACAGATGGAAAGTTGCGCCGTTTTCATTCTGGTCCGTTTTACGTTTCAGTAAAAACGGGGATTCCGATCGTGGCCTTATGTCTTTCCGGAACTCATAATCTACTACCCAAAAATAAAATGTTAATTAGACCCTCTAAAATTCGTGGGAAAATACTAAAACCCATTTATCCACTAGAATATAAAGATCATGAAAGTGGACATATTGAATTGCGAAATAGAGTAAAAGAAAATATGATTACAGCTATCAAGCAGTTAAACTCAATGAAATAA
- a CDS encoding acyl carrier protein, producing MIDNEIVTRINSALAEEFELEIEDIVPEARFKEELGLDSLDAVDMVIVLEQELNIKIKKDEAFKKIRSVEDLYNFILSKKTQA from the coding sequence ATGATTGATAATGAAATTGTAACCCGTATAAACTCAGCTCTTGCTGAAGAATTTGAACTTGAAATTGAAGACATAGTTCCAGAAGCACGTTTTAAAGAAGAGCTTGGACTAGACAGTCTTGACGCTGTAGATATGGTAATCGTGCTTGAACAAGAATTAAATATAAAAATTAAAAAAGATGAAGCATTCAAGAAGATACGCTCTGTAGAAGACTTATATAATTTTATTCTCAGCAAAAAAACACAAGCTTAG